From the genome of Pelmatolapia mariae isolate MD_Pm_ZW linkage group LG12, Pm_UMD_F_2, whole genome shotgun sequence, one region includes:
- the gltpa gene encoding glycolipid transfer protein: MALLMEHQFRQLPADRQVETRPFLEAVSYLPPFFDCLGSTIFAPIKADISGNITKIKSVYDSNPGRFKTLQQILEAEKEMHGGEWPKVGATLALMWLKRGLKFIQVFLQSLVDGEKDENNPNLIRVNVTKAYEIALKRYHGWFVQQLFKAALFAAPYKSDFLRALSKGRDVKEEDCLEKIRKFLINFSATVDAIYDMYNKMNADLDYTV, translated from the exons ATGGCTCTGCTAATGGAGCACCAGTTCAGACAGCTGCCAGCTGACAGACAGGTGGAAACAAGACCTTTTCTGGAAGCTGTGTCATACCTTCCACCATTCTTTG ACTGCCTCGGCTCTACTATTTTCGCACCGATCAAGGCTGACATATCGGGTAACATCACA aaaatCAAGTCCGTTTATGATAGCAACCCCGGACGGTTCAAGACTCTCCAGCAGATTTTGGAGGCAGAGAAGGAAATGCATGGAGGAGAATGGCCCAAAGTTGGAGCAACTTTGGCACTTATGTGGCTAAAAAG GGGTCTAAAATTCATCCAAGTTTTCCTTCAGAGCCTGGTGGACGGTGAAAAGGACGAGAACAATCCAAACCTTATCCGAGTCAATGTCACCAAAGCCTATGAAATAGCACTTAAAAGATATCACGGCTGGTTTGTGCAACAACTGTTCAAG GCGGCTCTTTTTGCTGCTCCGTATAAGTCCGATTTCCTGAGAGCCCTCTCCAAGGGTCGGGATGTCAAGGAAGAGGACTGCTTGGAAAAAATCAGAAAATTTCTCATCAACTTCTCTGCAACTGTTGATGCTATATATGACATGTACAATAAGATGAATGCTGATCTAGACTACACAGTGTAA
- the trpv4 gene encoding transient receptor potential cation channel subfamily V member 4: MNEGRSAIFKRRHLALPKANTISSEPTRDTLSVDLGDSEAAQPEGDGAFPLSELSHLFESQDGSPATQDSSQESVLEPAQPGHPADSRQYLRMKFHGAFKKGISNPMDLLESTIYESNVVPAPKKAPMDSLFDYGTYGNSSNQKRRRKKLPRGKTEASCDESQSSDPPKVVKVFNRSLLFDCVSRGDPAELEGLLQYLQSNNKRLTDEEFREPYTGKTCLPKALMNLYGRQNNTIPVLVDIAEKNGSLREFINTPFRDVYYRGQTALHIAIERRCKQYVKLLVEKDADVHAQARGRFFQPKDEGGYFYFGELPLSLAACTNQPDIVHYLTENPHKKADLRRQDSRGNTVLHALVHIADNTKDNTRFLTKMYDLLLIKTAKLYPDCNLETVPNNDGMSPLMMAARLGKIGIFQHIIRREIKDEEVRHLSRKFKDWAYGPVYSSLYDLSSLDTCGEEPSVLEILVYTSHNENRHEMLAVEPINELLRAKWNRFAAVTFYISVFSYLITMIIFTLVAYYQPTDGMPPYPRTTSSDYWRLAGEIVTLASGIFFFLTNIKDLFLKKCPGVKSLFIDGSFQLLYFIYSVLIIVTAALYLSGIEAYVSVMVFALALGWMNTLYFTRGLKLTGTYSIMIQKILFKDLFRFLLVYVLFMIGFASALVSLLTVCPVCNGSCPTVQPTSSACRNNTTFSTFLLDLFKLTIGMGDLDMIYSAQNPVVFLILLVTYIILTFVLLLNMLIALMGETVGQVSKESKKIWKLQWATTILDIERSFPVCLRKSFRVGEMVTVGKNYDGTPDRRWCFRVDEVNWCHWNQNLAIINEDPGKSDTIQANGLQQGVRALRRDRWSTVVPRAVELSKGSQSHDLAVEMEPLSPRH, translated from the exons ATGAATGAG GGGCGATCTGCTATCTTCAAAAGGCGGCACCTTGCCTTGCCCAAGGCCAACACCATCAGCTCTGAACCAACCAGAGACACTCTCTCggtggatttgggagacagtgAGGCTGCTCAGCCTGAGGGTGATGGAGCCTTCCCTTTATCTGAGCTCTCACACCTGTTCGAGAGCCAGGATGGATCCCCAGCAACTCAGGACTCGAGTCAGGAGTCAGTCCTGGAGCCGGCCCAGCCAGGCCACCCCGCAGACAGCAGACAGTACCTACGGATGAAGTTCCACGGTGCTTTCAAGAAGGGCATATCCAACCCAATGGACCTCCTGGAATCCACCATATATGAGTCAAATGTGGTTCCTGCTCCCAAGAAAGCACCCATGGACTCACTCTTTGACTATGGCACCTACGGAAACTCAAGCAACCAGAAGAGACGCAGAAAGAAGCTCCcaagagg TAAAACAGAGGCATCCTGTGACGAGAGCCAGAGCTCTGATCCTCCAAAAGTCGTGAAAGTATTCAACCGCTCGCTTCTCTTCGACTGTGTGTCACGTGGAGACCCCGCGGAACTTGAGGGCCTGTTGCAGTACCTGCAAAGTAACAACAAGAGGTTAACCGATGAGGAATTCAGAG AGCCATACACAGGTAAGACATGTCTGCCAAAAGCTTTGATGAACCTTTATGGCCGTCAGAACAACACCATCCCAGTGCTGGTGGACATAGCAGAGAAGAATGGGAGTCTCAGAGAGTTCATAAATACGCCCTTCAGGGACGTCTACTACAGAG GCCAGACAGCGCTCCACATTGCCATCGAACGACGCTGTAAGCAGTATGTGAAGCTGCTGGTGGAAAAGGATGCTGACGTTCATGCCCAGGCGAGGGGACGCTTCTTCCAGCCCAAAGATGAGGGTGGTTACTTCTACTTTG GTGAGctgcctctctctctggctGCCTGCACGAACCAGCCTGACATAGTGCACTACCTGACGGAGAATCCGCACAAGAAAGCTGACCTGCGACGCCAGGATTCACGTGGAAACACGGTGCTGCACGCGCTGGTGCACATTGCAGACAACACCAAGGACAACACGCGTTTCCTCACAAAGATGTACGACCTGCTGCTAATCAAGACTGCCAAGCTTTACCCAGACTGCAACCTGGAGACAGTGCCGAACAATGATGGCATGTCGCCTCTCATGATGGCTGCCAGATTGGGCAAGATAGGG ATTTTTCAACACATTATCCGACGTGAGATCAAAGACGAGGAAGTTCGTCATCTGTCCCGTAAGTTTAAGGACTGGGCTTATGGTCCGGTGTACTCCTCCCTCTATGATCTCTCTTCACTGGATACATGTGGCGAGGAGCCATCTGTGCTGGAAATCCTTGTCTACACCAGTCACAATGAG AACCGCCATGAGATGCTGGCAGTGGAGCCCATCAATGAGCTGTTGAGGGCCAAATGGAACAGGTTTGCTGCTGTCACTTTTTACATCAGTGTGTTCTCCTACCTCATCACCATGATCATATTCACCCTGGTGGCTTATTACCAACCAACAGATGGAATG CCTCCATACCCACGTACCACATCGTCTGACTACTGGCGGCTGGCTGGGGAGATTGTCACACTGGCATCAGGAATCTTCTTCTTCCTCACAAAT attAAGGACCTTTTCCTGAAAAAGTGCCCTGGGGTGAAGTCTTTATTTATTGATGGATCCTTTCAACTGCTGTA CTTCATCTACTCTGTACTGATTATAGTCACAGCTGCTCTCTACTTGTCTGGCATTGAGGCCTACGTCTCTGTCATGGTGTTTGCACTCGCCCTGGGCTGGATGAACACACTTTACTTCACCAGAGGCCTGAAGCTCACGGGCACCTACAGCATCATGATACAAAAG ATTCTTTTCAAGGACCTTTTCAGGTTTCTGCTGGTGTATGTGCTCTTCATGATCGGTTTTGCATCAG CCTTGGTATCTCTGCTGACAGTGTGCCCAGTGTGTAATGGTAGTTGCCCAACCGTCCAACCAACCTCCTCTGCATGCAGGAACAATACCACTTTCAGCACTTTCCTTCTGGACCTCTTCAAGCTCACCATAGGGATGGGAGACCTGGACATGATCTACAGTGCGCAGAATCCAGTCGTCTTTCTCATCCTGTTAGTTACTTACATCATTCTCACCTTCGTGCTGCTACTCAACATGTTGATCGCTTTGATGGGGGAGACGGTGGGTCAGGTCTCCAAGGAGAGCAAAAAAATCTGGAAGCTTCAG TGGGCAACGACTATCTTGGACATCGAGCGCTCGTTCCCGGTCTGTCTTCGCAAGTCTTTTCGAGTTGGAGAGATGGTGACGGTGGGGAAGAACTATGATGGCACACCTGATCGGCGCTGGTGTTTCAG GGTGGACGAGGTTAACTGGTGTCACTGGAATCAGAACCTGGCAATAATTAACGAGGATCCGGGCAAGAGTGATACCATCCAAGCCAACGGGTTGCAGCAGGGCGTTAGAGCTTTGAGGAGAG ATCGCTGGTCCACAGTGGTCCCGCGGGCGGTGGAGTTGAGCAAAGGTTCTCAGTCTCATGATCTCGCGGTAGAGATGGAGCCGCTGTCACCCAGGCACTGA